One region of Arvicola amphibius chromosome 3, mArvAmp1.2, whole genome shotgun sequence genomic DNA includes:
- the Slc6a18 gene encoding inactive sodium-dependent neutral amino acid transporter B(0)AT3 isoform X3, which produces MAQALGTDPLVDMEDERPKWDNKLQYLLSCIGFAVGLGNIWRFPYLCQTYGGGAFLIPYFIALVFEGIPLFYIELAIGQRLRRGSIGVWRTISPYLGGVGLGCFSVSFLISLYYNTVLLWVLWFFLNSFQHPLPWSTCPLDLNRTGFVQECQGSGTVSYFWYRQTLNITSDINNTGTIQWKLFLCLVACWATVYLCVIRGIESTGKVIYFTALFPYLVLTIFLVRGLTLPGATEGLTYLFTPKMKILQNPRVWLDAATQIFFSLSLAFGGHIAFASYNPPRNNCEKDAVTIALVNSMTSLYASITIFSVMGFKATNDYGRCLDGNILSLINEFDFPELSISRDEYPAVLMHLNATQAERLAQLPLKTCHLEDFLDKPTWKQKSRAHVPGEGCPPHCLSPCLPFSPGMVCLVCFLSAICFTLQSGNYWLEIFDSFAASLNLIFFAFMEVVGVIYVYGMKRFCDDIQWMTGRRPGLYWQVTWRVVSPVLLLSIFLSYIILLTQRPPSYKAWNPQYEHFPSREEKLYPGWVQVVCVLLSFLPSLWVPAVALAHLLYQHRQRCKDAHLESGLKPQESRGC; this is translated from the exons ATGGCACAGGCCTTGGGCACGGACCCACTTGTGGACATGGAAGATGAGAGGCCCAAGTGGGACAACAAACTTCAGTACCTCCTGAGCTGCATCGGCTTTGCTGTGGGACTGGGTAACATATGGAGGTTCCCCTACCTGTGCCAGACCTACGGGGGAG GGGCCTTCCTCATTCCCTATTTCATAGCCCTGGTCTTTGAGGGGATCCCGCTCTTCTACATTGAGCTTGCCATCGGCCAACGCCTACGAAGGGGCAGCATTGGGGTGTGGAGGACCATCTCTCCCTACCTTGGTGGAGTAG GCCTGGGCTGCTTCTCAGTGTCCTTCCTGATCAGCCTGTACTACAACACCGTTCTTCTGTGGGTCCTATGGTTCTTCCTCAACTCCTTCCAACACCCGCTACCCTGGAGCACATGTCCATTGGATCTCAACAGAACAG GATTTGTGCAGGAGTGTCAGGGCAGCGGCACCGTGAGCTACTTCTGGTACCGGCAGACTCTGAACATCACATCTGACATCAACAACACAGGCACTATCCAATGGAAGCTGTTCCTCTGCCTGGTGGCCTGCTGGGCAACTGTGTACCTGTGCGTCATCAGAGGCATTGAGAGCACAGGGAAG GTGATCTACTTTACAGCCCTGTTCCCTTACCTGGTGTTAACCATCTTCCTCGTCAGAGGTTTGACCCTGCCTGGAGCAACAGAGGGCTTGACCTACCTGTTCACTCCCAAA ATGAAGATTCTCCAGAACCCACGGGTCTGGCTGGATGCAGCCACccagatttttttctccctgtctctggccTTTGGAGGACATATTGCTTTTGCAAGCTACAACCCGCCCAG GAACAACTGTGAGAAGGACGCCGTGACTATCGCCCTGGTCAACAGCATGACGTCCCTGTATGCATCCATCACCATCTTCTCTGTCATGGGGTTCAAGGCGACCAATGACTATGGGAGGTGCCTGGACGG AAACATCTTGAGCCTCATCAATGAGTTCGACTTTCCAGAGCTTAGCATCTCCAGGGATGAGTACCCAGCTGTCCTCATGCACCTGAATGCCACTCAGGCAGAAAGGTTAGCCCAGCTCCCACTGAAGACCTGCCATCTGGAAGACTTTCTGGATA AACCCACTTGGAAGCAGAAGTCCAGGGCTCATGTTCCTGGGGAAGGCTG TCCACCACACTGCCTCTCACCCTGCTTACCTTTCTCCCCAGGGATGGTCTGCCTTGTGTGTTTCCTCTCAGCCATCTGCTTCACACTGCAGTCCGGAAACTACTGGCTGGAGATCTTCGACAGCTTTGCGGCTTCTCTGAATTTGATCTTTTTTGCCTTCATGGAGGTGGTTGGGGTCATCTACGTTTATGGGATGAAGCG gttctgtgatgacattcAATGGATGACTGGGCGGCGGCCCGGGCTCTACTGGCAGGTGACATGGAGGGTGGtgagccctgtgctgctgctCAGCATCTTCCTGTCATACATCATCCTTCTGACCCAGAGACCGCCCAGCTACAAGGCCTGGAACCCCCAATAC GAACACTTCCCCTCAAGAGAGGAGAAGCTCTACCCGGGCTGGGTGCAAGTCGTCTGTGTGCTCCTGTCCTTCCTGCCTTCACTGTGGGTTCCAGCAGTTGCTCTGGCTCATCTACTCTACCAGCACAGACAGAGGTGCAAGGATGCACACCTAGAGAGTGGTCTGAAGCCACAGGAGAGCAGAGGCTGCTGA
- the Slc6a18 gene encoding inactive sodium-dependent neutral amino acid transporter B(0)AT3 isoform X6 translates to MAQALGTDPLVDMEDERPKWDNKLQYLLSCIGFAVGLGNIWRFPYLCQTYGGGAFLIPYFIALVFEGIPLFYIELAIGQRLRRGSIGVWRTISPYLGGVGLGCFSVSFLISLYYNTVLLWVLWFFLNSFQHPLPWSTCPLDLNRTGFVQECQGSGTVSYFWYRQTLNITSDINNTGTIQWKLFLCLVACWATVYLCVIRGIESTGKVIYFTALFPYLVLTIFLVRGLTLPGATEGLTYLFTPKMKILQNPRVWLDAATQIFFSLSLAFGGHIAFASYNPPRNNCEKDAVTIALVNSMTSLYASITIFSVMGFKATNDYGRCLDGNILSLINEFDFPELSISRDEYPAVLMHLNATQAERLAQLPLKTCHLEDFLDKPTWKQKSRAHVPGEGCPPHCLSPCLPFSPGMVCLVCFLSAICFTLQSGNYWLEIFDSFAASLNLIFFAFMEVVGVIYVYGMKRNTSPQERRSSTRAGCKSSVCSCPSCLHCGFQQLLWLIYSTSTDRGARMHT, encoded by the exons ATGGCACAGGCCTTGGGCACGGACCCACTTGTGGACATGGAAGATGAGAGGCCCAAGTGGGACAACAAACTTCAGTACCTCCTGAGCTGCATCGGCTTTGCTGTGGGACTGGGTAACATATGGAGGTTCCCCTACCTGTGCCAGACCTACGGGGGAG GGGCCTTCCTCATTCCCTATTTCATAGCCCTGGTCTTTGAGGGGATCCCGCTCTTCTACATTGAGCTTGCCATCGGCCAACGCCTACGAAGGGGCAGCATTGGGGTGTGGAGGACCATCTCTCCCTACCTTGGTGGAGTAG GCCTGGGCTGCTTCTCAGTGTCCTTCCTGATCAGCCTGTACTACAACACCGTTCTTCTGTGGGTCCTATGGTTCTTCCTCAACTCCTTCCAACACCCGCTACCCTGGAGCACATGTCCATTGGATCTCAACAGAACAG GATTTGTGCAGGAGTGTCAGGGCAGCGGCACCGTGAGCTACTTCTGGTACCGGCAGACTCTGAACATCACATCTGACATCAACAACACAGGCACTATCCAATGGAAGCTGTTCCTCTGCCTGGTGGCCTGCTGGGCAACTGTGTACCTGTGCGTCATCAGAGGCATTGAGAGCACAGGGAAG GTGATCTACTTTACAGCCCTGTTCCCTTACCTGGTGTTAACCATCTTCCTCGTCAGAGGTTTGACCCTGCCTGGAGCAACAGAGGGCTTGACCTACCTGTTCACTCCCAAA ATGAAGATTCTCCAGAACCCACGGGTCTGGCTGGATGCAGCCACccagatttttttctccctgtctctggccTTTGGAGGACATATTGCTTTTGCAAGCTACAACCCGCCCAG GAACAACTGTGAGAAGGACGCCGTGACTATCGCCCTGGTCAACAGCATGACGTCCCTGTATGCATCCATCACCATCTTCTCTGTCATGGGGTTCAAGGCGACCAATGACTATGGGAGGTGCCTGGACGG AAACATCTTGAGCCTCATCAATGAGTTCGACTTTCCAGAGCTTAGCATCTCCAGGGATGAGTACCCAGCTGTCCTCATGCACCTGAATGCCACTCAGGCAGAAAGGTTAGCCCAGCTCCCACTGAAGACCTGCCATCTGGAAGACTTTCTGGATA AACCCACTTGGAAGCAGAAGTCCAGGGCTCATGTTCCTGGGGAAGGCTG TCCACCACACTGCCTCTCACCCTGCTTACCTTTCTCCCCAGGGATGGTCTGCCTTGTGTGTTTCCTCTCAGCCATCTGCTTCACACTGCAGTCCGGAAACTACTGGCTGGAGATCTTCGACAGCTTTGCGGCTTCTCTGAATTTGATCTTTTTTGCCTTCATGGAGGTGGTTGGGGTCATCTACGTTTATGGGATGAAGCG GAACACTTCCCCTCAAGAGAGGAGAAGCTCTACCCGGGCTGGGTGCAAGTCGTCTGTGTGCTCCTGTCCTTCCTGCCTTCACTGTGGGTTCCAGCAGTTGCTCTGGCTCATCTACTCTACCAGCACAGACAGAGGTGCAAGGATGCACACCTAG
- the Slc6a18 gene encoding inactive sodium-dependent neutral amino acid transporter B(0)AT3 isoform X1, whose product MAQALGTDPLVDMEDERPKWDNKLQYLLSCIGFAVGLGNIWRFPYLCQTYGGGAFLIPYFIALVFEGIPLFYIELAIGQRLRRGSIGVWRTISPYLGGVGLGCFSVSFLISLYYNTVLLWVLWFFLNSFQHPLPWSTCPLDLNRTGFVQECQGSGTVSYFWYRQTLNITSDINNTGTIQWKLFLCLVACWATVYLCVIRGIESTGKVIYFTALFPYLVLTIFLVRGLTLPGATEGLTYLFTPKMKILQNPRVWLDAATQIFFSLSLAFGGHIAFASYNPPRNNCEKDAVTIALVNSMTSLYASITIFSVMGFKATNDYGRCLDGNILSLINEFDFPELSISRDEYPAVLMHLNATQAERLAQLPLKTCHLEDFLDKSASGPGLAFIVFTEAVLHMPAASVWSVLFFGMLFTLGLSSMFGNMESVITPLFDMGILPRGIPKEAMTGMVCLVCFLSAICFTLQSGNYWLEIFDSFAASLNLIFFAFMEVVGVIYVYGMKRFCDDIQWMTGRRPGLYWQVTWRVVSPVLLLSIFLSYIILLTQRPPSYKAWNPQYEHFPSREEKLYPGWVQVVCVLLSFLPSLWVPAVALAHLLYQHRQRCKDAHLESGLKPQESRGC is encoded by the exons ATGGCACAGGCCTTGGGCACGGACCCACTTGTGGACATGGAAGATGAGAGGCCCAAGTGGGACAACAAACTTCAGTACCTCCTGAGCTGCATCGGCTTTGCTGTGGGACTGGGTAACATATGGAGGTTCCCCTACCTGTGCCAGACCTACGGGGGAG GGGCCTTCCTCATTCCCTATTTCATAGCCCTGGTCTTTGAGGGGATCCCGCTCTTCTACATTGAGCTTGCCATCGGCCAACGCCTACGAAGGGGCAGCATTGGGGTGTGGAGGACCATCTCTCCCTACCTTGGTGGAGTAG GCCTGGGCTGCTTCTCAGTGTCCTTCCTGATCAGCCTGTACTACAACACCGTTCTTCTGTGGGTCCTATGGTTCTTCCTCAACTCCTTCCAACACCCGCTACCCTGGAGCACATGTCCATTGGATCTCAACAGAACAG GATTTGTGCAGGAGTGTCAGGGCAGCGGCACCGTGAGCTACTTCTGGTACCGGCAGACTCTGAACATCACATCTGACATCAACAACACAGGCACTATCCAATGGAAGCTGTTCCTCTGCCTGGTGGCCTGCTGGGCAACTGTGTACCTGTGCGTCATCAGAGGCATTGAGAGCACAGGGAAG GTGATCTACTTTACAGCCCTGTTCCCTTACCTGGTGTTAACCATCTTCCTCGTCAGAGGTTTGACCCTGCCTGGAGCAACAGAGGGCTTGACCTACCTGTTCACTCCCAAA ATGAAGATTCTCCAGAACCCACGGGTCTGGCTGGATGCAGCCACccagatttttttctccctgtctctggccTTTGGAGGACATATTGCTTTTGCAAGCTACAACCCGCCCAG GAACAACTGTGAGAAGGACGCCGTGACTATCGCCCTGGTCAACAGCATGACGTCCCTGTATGCATCCATCACCATCTTCTCTGTCATGGGGTTCAAGGCGACCAATGACTATGGGAGGTGCCTGGACGG AAACATCTTGAGCCTCATCAATGAGTTCGACTTTCCAGAGCTTAGCATCTCCAGGGATGAGTACCCAGCTGTCCTCATGCACCTGAATGCCACTCAGGCAGAAAGGTTAGCCCAGCTCCCACTGAAGACCTGCCATCTGGAAGACTTTCTGGATAAG AGTGCCTCGGGTCCAGGCCTGGCCTTCATCGTTTTCACAGAAGCTGTCCTGCACATGCCAGCCGCTTCTGTGTGGTCCGTGCTCTTCTTTGGGATGTTGTTTACCCTGGGTCTGTCCTCCATGTTTGGGAACATGGAGAGTGTCATCACACCACTATTTGACATGGGGATCTTACCCAGAGGTATCCCCAAAGAAGCCATGACCG GGATGGTCTGCCTTGTGTGTTTCCTCTCAGCCATCTGCTTCACACTGCAGTCCGGAAACTACTGGCTGGAGATCTTCGACAGCTTTGCGGCTTCTCTGAATTTGATCTTTTTTGCCTTCATGGAGGTGGTTGGGGTCATCTACGTTTATGGGATGAAGCG gttctgtgatgacattcAATGGATGACTGGGCGGCGGCCCGGGCTCTACTGGCAGGTGACATGGAGGGTGGtgagccctgtgctgctgctCAGCATCTTCCTGTCATACATCATCCTTCTGACCCAGAGACCGCCCAGCTACAAGGCCTGGAACCCCCAATAC GAACACTTCCCCTCAAGAGAGGAGAAGCTCTACCCGGGCTGGGTGCAAGTCGTCTGTGTGCTCCTGTCCTTCCTGCCTTCACTGTGGGTTCCAGCAGTTGCTCTGGCTCATCTACTCTACCAGCACAGACAGAGGTGCAAGGATGCACACCTAGAGAGTGGTCTGAAGCCACAGGAGAGCAGAGGCTGCTGA
- the Slc6a18 gene encoding inactive sodium-dependent neutral amino acid transporter B(0)AT3 isoform X2: MAQALGTDPLVDMEDERPKWDNKLQYLLSCIGFAVGLGNIWRFPYLCQTYGGGAFLIPYFIALVFEGIPLFYIELAIGQRLRRGSIGVWRTISPYLGGVGLGCFSVSFLISLYYNTVLLWVLWFFLNSFQHPLPWSTCPLDLNRTGFVQECQGSGTVSYFWYRQTLNITSDINNTGTIQWKLFLCLVACWATVYLCVIRGIESTGKVIYFTALFPYLVLTIFLVRGLTLPGATEGLTYLFTPKMKILQNPRVWLDAATQIFFSLSLAFGGHIAFASYNPPRNNCEKDAVTIALVNSMTSLYASITIFSVMGFKATNDYGRCLDGNILSLINEFDFPELSISRDEYPAVLMHLNATQAERLAQLPLKTCHLEDFLDKSASGPGLAFIVFTEAVLHMPAASVWSVLFFGMLFTLGLSSMFGNMESVITPLFDMGILPRGIPKEAMTAICFTLQSGNYWLEIFDSFAASLNLIFFAFMEVVGVIYVYGMKRFCDDIQWMTGRRPGLYWQVTWRVVSPVLLLSIFLSYIILLTQRPPSYKAWNPQYEHFPSREEKLYPGWVQVVCVLLSFLPSLWVPAVALAHLLYQHRQRCKDAHLESGLKPQESRGC; this comes from the exons ATGGCACAGGCCTTGGGCACGGACCCACTTGTGGACATGGAAGATGAGAGGCCCAAGTGGGACAACAAACTTCAGTACCTCCTGAGCTGCATCGGCTTTGCTGTGGGACTGGGTAACATATGGAGGTTCCCCTACCTGTGCCAGACCTACGGGGGAG GGGCCTTCCTCATTCCCTATTTCATAGCCCTGGTCTTTGAGGGGATCCCGCTCTTCTACATTGAGCTTGCCATCGGCCAACGCCTACGAAGGGGCAGCATTGGGGTGTGGAGGACCATCTCTCCCTACCTTGGTGGAGTAG GCCTGGGCTGCTTCTCAGTGTCCTTCCTGATCAGCCTGTACTACAACACCGTTCTTCTGTGGGTCCTATGGTTCTTCCTCAACTCCTTCCAACACCCGCTACCCTGGAGCACATGTCCATTGGATCTCAACAGAACAG GATTTGTGCAGGAGTGTCAGGGCAGCGGCACCGTGAGCTACTTCTGGTACCGGCAGACTCTGAACATCACATCTGACATCAACAACACAGGCACTATCCAATGGAAGCTGTTCCTCTGCCTGGTGGCCTGCTGGGCAACTGTGTACCTGTGCGTCATCAGAGGCATTGAGAGCACAGGGAAG GTGATCTACTTTACAGCCCTGTTCCCTTACCTGGTGTTAACCATCTTCCTCGTCAGAGGTTTGACCCTGCCTGGAGCAACAGAGGGCTTGACCTACCTGTTCACTCCCAAA ATGAAGATTCTCCAGAACCCACGGGTCTGGCTGGATGCAGCCACccagatttttttctccctgtctctggccTTTGGAGGACATATTGCTTTTGCAAGCTACAACCCGCCCAG GAACAACTGTGAGAAGGACGCCGTGACTATCGCCCTGGTCAACAGCATGACGTCCCTGTATGCATCCATCACCATCTTCTCTGTCATGGGGTTCAAGGCGACCAATGACTATGGGAGGTGCCTGGACGG AAACATCTTGAGCCTCATCAATGAGTTCGACTTTCCAGAGCTTAGCATCTCCAGGGATGAGTACCCAGCTGTCCTCATGCACCTGAATGCCACTCAGGCAGAAAGGTTAGCCCAGCTCCCACTGAAGACCTGCCATCTGGAAGACTTTCTGGATAAG AGTGCCTCGGGTCCAGGCCTGGCCTTCATCGTTTTCACAGAAGCTGTCCTGCACATGCCAGCCGCTTCTGTGTGGTCCGTGCTCTTCTTTGGGATGTTGTTTACCCTGGGTCTGTCCTCCATGTTTGGGAACATGGAGAGTGTCATCACACCACTATTTGACATGGGGATCTTACCCAGAGGTATCCCCAAAGAAGCCATGACCG CCATCTGCTTCACACTGCAGTCCGGAAACTACTGGCTGGAGATCTTCGACAGCTTTGCGGCTTCTCTGAATTTGATCTTTTTTGCCTTCATGGAGGTGGTTGGGGTCATCTACGTTTATGGGATGAAGCG gttctgtgatgacattcAATGGATGACTGGGCGGCGGCCCGGGCTCTACTGGCAGGTGACATGGAGGGTGGtgagccctgtgctgctgctCAGCATCTTCCTGTCATACATCATCCTTCTGACCCAGAGACCGCCCAGCTACAAGGCCTGGAACCCCCAATAC GAACACTTCCCCTCAAGAGAGGAGAAGCTCTACCCGGGCTGGGTGCAAGTCGTCTGTGTGCTCCTGTCCTTCCTGCCTTCACTGTGGGTTCCAGCAGTTGCTCTGGCTCATCTACTCTACCAGCACAGACAGAGGTGCAAGGATGCACACCTAGAGAGTGGTCTGAAGCCACAGGAGAGCAGAGGCTGCTGA
- the Slc6a18 gene encoding inactive sodium-dependent neutral amino acid transporter B(0)AT3 isoform X5, whose product MAQALGTDPLVDMEDERPKWDNKLQYLLSCIGFAVGLGNIWRFPYLCQTYGGGAFLIPYFIALVFEGIPLFYIELAIGQRLRRGSIGVWRTISPYLGGVGLGCFSVSFLISLYYNTVLLWVLWFFLNSFQHPLPWSTCPLDLNRTGFVQECQGSGTVSYFWYRQTLNITSDINNTGTIQWKLFLCLVACWATVYLCVIRGIESTGKVIYFTALFPYLVLTIFLVRGLTLPGATEGLTYLFTPKMKILQNPRVWLDAATQIFFSLSLAFGGHIAFASYNPPRNNCEKDAVTIALVNSMTSLYASITIFSVMGFKATNDYGRCLDGNILSLINEFDFPELSISRDEYPAVLMHLNATQAERLAQLPLKTCHLEDFLDKSASGPGLAFIVFTEAVLHMPAASVWSVLFFGMLFTLGLSSMFGNMESVITPLFDMGILPRGIPKEAMTAICFTLQSGNYWLEIFDSFAASLNLIFFAFMEVVGVIYVYGMKRNTSPQERRSSTRAGCKSSVCSCPSCLHCGFQQLLWLIYSTSTDRGARMHT is encoded by the exons ATGGCACAGGCCTTGGGCACGGACCCACTTGTGGACATGGAAGATGAGAGGCCCAAGTGGGACAACAAACTTCAGTACCTCCTGAGCTGCATCGGCTTTGCTGTGGGACTGGGTAACATATGGAGGTTCCCCTACCTGTGCCAGACCTACGGGGGAG GGGCCTTCCTCATTCCCTATTTCATAGCCCTGGTCTTTGAGGGGATCCCGCTCTTCTACATTGAGCTTGCCATCGGCCAACGCCTACGAAGGGGCAGCATTGGGGTGTGGAGGACCATCTCTCCCTACCTTGGTGGAGTAG GCCTGGGCTGCTTCTCAGTGTCCTTCCTGATCAGCCTGTACTACAACACCGTTCTTCTGTGGGTCCTATGGTTCTTCCTCAACTCCTTCCAACACCCGCTACCCTGGAGCACATGTCCATTGGATCTCAACAGAACAG GATTTGTGCAGGAGTGTCAGGGCAGCGGCACCGTGAGCTACTTCTGGTACCGGCAGACTCTGAACATCACATCTGACATCAACAACACAGGCACTATCCAATGGAAGCTGTTCCTCTGCCTGGTGGCCTGCTGGGCAACTGTGTACCTGTGCGTCATCAGAGGCATTGAGAGCACAGGGAAG GTGATCTACTTTACAGCCCTGTTCCCTTACCTGGTGTTAACCATCTTCCTCGTCAGAGGTTTGACCCTGCCTGGAGCAACAGAGGGCTTGACCTACCTGTTCACTCCCAAA ATGAAGATTCTCCAGAACCCACGGGTCTGGCTGGATGCAGCCACccagatttttttctccctgtctctggccTTTGGAGGACATATTGCTTTTGCAAGCTACAACCCGCCCAG GAACAACTGTGAGAAGGACGCCGTGACTATCGCCCTGGTCAACAGCATGACGTCCCTGTATGCATCCATCACCATCTTCTCTGTCATGGGGTTCAAGGCGACCAATGACTATGGGAGGTGCCTGGACGG AAACATCTTGAGCCTCATCAATGAGTTCGACTTTCCAGAGCTTAGCATCTCCAGGGATGAGTACCCAGCTGTCCTCATGCACCTGAATGCCACTCAGGCAGAAAGGTTAGCCCAGCTCCCACTGAAGACCTGCCATCTGGAAGACTTTCTGGATAAG AGTGCCTCGGGTCCAGGCCTGGCCTTCATCGTTTTCACAGAAGCTGTCCTGCACATGCCAGCCGCTTCTGTGTGGTCCGTGCTCTTCTTTGGGATGTTGTTTACCCTGGGTCTGTCCTCCATGTTTGGGAACATGGAGAGTGTCATCACACCACTATTTGACATGGGGATCTTACCCAGAGGTATCCCCAAAGAAGCCATGACCG CCATCTGCTTCACACTGCAGTCCGGAAACTACTGGCTGGAGATCTTCGACAGCTTTGCGGCTTCTCTGAATTTGATCTTTTTTGCCTTCATGGAGGTGGTTGGGGTCATCTACGTTTATGGGATGAAGCG GAACACTTCCCCTCAAGAGAGGAGAAGCTCTACCCGGGCTGGGTGCAAGTCGTCTGTGTGCTCCTGTCCTTCCTGCCTTCACTGTGGGTTCCAGCAGTTGCTCTGGCTCATCTACTCTACCAGCACAGACAGAGGTGCAAGGATGCACACCTAG
- the Slc6a18 gene encoding inactive sodium-dependent neutral amino acid transporter B(0)AT3 isoform X4, whose protein sequence is MAQALGTDPLVDMEDERPKWDNKLQYLLSCIGFAVGLGNIWRFPYLCQTYGGGAFLIPYFIALVFEGIPLFYIELAIGQRLRRGSIGVWRTISPYLGGVGLGCFSVSFLISLYYNTVLLWVLWFFLNSFQHPLPWSTCPLDLNRTGFVQECQGSGTVSYFWYRQTLNITSDINNTGTIQWKLFLCLVACWATVYLCVIRGIESTGKVIYFTALFPYLVLTIFLVRGLTLPGATEGLTYLFTPKMKILQNPRVWLDAATQIFFSLSLAFGGHIAFASYNPPRNNCEKDAVTIALVNSMTSLYASITIFSVMGFKATNDYGRCLDGNILSLINEFDFPELSISRDEYPAVLMHLNATQAERLAQLPLKTCHLEDFLDKSASGPGLAFIVFTEAVLHMPAASVWSVLFFGMLFTLGLSSMFGNMESVITPLFDMGILPRGIPKEAMTGMVCLVCFLSAICFTLQSGNYWLEIFDSFAASLNLIFFAFMEVVGVIYVYGMKRNTSPQERRSSTRAGCKSSVCSCPSCLHCGFQQLLWLIYSTSTDRGARMHT, encoded by the exons ATGGCACAGGCCTTGGGCACGGACCCACTTGTGGACATGGAAGATGAGAGGCCCAAGTGGGACAACAAACTTCAGTACCTCCTGAGCTGCATCGGCTTTGCTGTGGGACTGGGTAACATATGGAGGTTCCCCTACCTGTGCCAGACCTACGGGGGAG GGGCCTTCCTCATTCCCTATTTCATAGCCCTGGTCTTTGAGGGGATCCCGCTCTTCTACATTGAGCTTGCCATCGGCCAACGCCTACGAAGGGGCAGCATTGGGGTGTGGAGGACCATCTCTCCCTACCTTGGTGGAGTAG GCCTGGGCTGCTTCTCAGTGTCCTTCCTGATCAGCCTGTACTACAACACCGTTCTTCTGTGGGTCCTATGGTTCTTCCTCAACTCCTTCCAACACCCGCTACCCTGGAGCACATGTCCATTGGATCTCAACAGAACAG GATTTGTGCAGGAGTGTCAGGGCAGCGGCACCGTGAGCTACTTCTGGTACCGGCAGACTCTGAACATCACATCTGACATCAACAACACAGGCACTATCCAATGGAAGCTGTTCCTCTGCCTGGTGGCCTGCTGGGCAACTGTGTACCTGTGCGTCATCAGAGGCATTGAGAGCACAGGGAAG GTGATCTACTTTACAGCCCTGTTCCCTTACCTGGTGTTAACCATCTTCCTCGTCAGAGGTTTGACCCTGCCTGGAGCAACAGAGGGCTTGACCTACCTGTTCACTCCCAAA ATGAAGATTCTCCAGAACCCACGGGTCTGGCTGGATGCAGCCACccagatttttttctccctgtctctggccTTTGGAGGACATATTGCTTTTGCAAGCTACAACCCGCCCAG GAACAACTGTGAGAAGGACGCCGTGACTATCGCCCTGGTCAACAGCATGACGTCCCTGTATGCATCCATCACCATCTTCTCTGTCATGGGGTTCAAGGCGACCAATGACTATGGGAGGTGCCTGGACGG AAACATCTTGAGCCTCATCAATGAGTTCGACTTTCCAGAGCTTAGCATCTCCAGGGATGAGTACCCAGCTGTCCTCATGCACCTGAATGCCACTCAGGCAGAAAGGTTAGCCCAGCTCCCACTGAAGACCTGCCATCTGGAAGACTTTCTGGATAAG AGTGCCTCGGGTCCAGGCCTGGCCTTCATCGTTTTCACAGAAGCTGTCCTGCACATGCCAGCCGCTTCTGTGTGGTCCGTGCTCTTCTTTGGGATGTTGTTTACCCTGGGTCTGTCCTCCATGTTTGGGAACATGGAGAGTGTCATCACACCACTATTTGACATGGGGATCTTACCCAGAGGTATCCCCAAAGAAGCCATGACCG GGATGGTCTGCCTTGTGTGTTTCCTCTCAGCCATCTGCTTCACACTGCAGTCCGGAAACTACTGGCTGGAGATCTTCGACAGCTTTGCGGCTTCTCTGAATTTGATCTTTTTTGCCTTCATGGAGGTGGTTGGGGTCATCTACGTTTATGGGATGAAGCG GAACACTTCCCCTCAAGAGAGGAGAAGCTCTACCCGGGCTGGGTGCAAGTCGTCTGTGTGCTCCTGTCCTTCCTGCCTTCACTGTGGGTTCCAGCAGTTGCTCTGGCTCATCTACTCTACCAGCACAGACAGAGGTGCAAGGATGCACACCTAG